The proteins below come from a single Chryseobacterium capnotolerans genomic window:
- a CDS encoding DUF3575 domain-containing protein — MKKMFLSLITLFAFYSIKAQSETDVTPYQKNNEIKLNVIAPLSGAVEVGFERYLNKKSSLGISAFTVYDNTKEKDMNYYLSPYYRYYFGKKYASGFFVEGFGMFTSIDGKKIVAADNLTFIEGKDVYDLALGAGLGWKLATKKGLVFEANAGYGRLVFNANKTDHDQVIKLGLSIGYRF, encoded by the coding sequence ATGAAAAAAATGTTTTTATCACTCATTACTTTGTTTGCTTTTTATTCTATAAAAGCTCAAAGTGAAACTGATGTAACACCTTATCAGAAAAATAATGAAATTAAATTAAACGTAATCGCGCCGTTATCCGGTGCTGTGGAAGTAGGTTTTGAACGGTATCTCAACAAAAAATCATCCCTTGGAATCTCTGCATTTACTGTTTATGATAATACAAAAGAGAAAGATATGAATTACTATCTCTCTCCTTATTACAGATATTATTTTGGGAAAAAATATGCTTCCGGTTTTTTTGTGGAAGGATTTGGAATGTTTACATCCATTGATGGAAAAAAAATAGTTGCAGCAGACAACCTTACCTTTATTGAAGGCAAAGATGTTTATGATCTTGCCCTGGGGGCCGGTTTAGGTTGGAAGTTGGCCACAAAAAAAGGACTTGTTTTTGAAGCCAACGCAGGGTACGGAAGACTTGTATTCAATGCAAACAAAACAGATCATGACCAGGTTATAAAGCTTGGATTGAGTATTGGCTATAGATTTTAA
- a CDS encoding PDDEXK nuclease domain-containing protein: MKDNGNNVKFVNMHQLSSTLFTSIKHLIENAKNSIVRNINTTMLLTYFEIGRIIVEDEQNGRDRAEYAKEILKKLSKQLTKEFGIGYSISNLEYFRKFYLTFQDRIPQSMTGEFRKSQSVIGISSENLNDEIPSRNLPFTLSWTHYIQLLKIENEDERNFYEIEASQNNWSVRELTRQYNSAIYERLALSRDKEGVKQLAQKGQIIEKPTDVLKSHYVLEFLDLKEDSRYSESDLETEIINKLEHFMLELGKGFLFEGRQRRFTFDGDSFFVDLVFYNRLLKCFVLLDLKIGKLTHQDIGQMQMYVNYYDRKIRTKDENPTIGIILCKEENKTVIEFTLPENNKTIFAKEYKAILPSKEELKKQIG; this comes from the coding sequence ATGAAGGATAATGGAAATAATGTTAAATTTGTAAATATGCATCAATTATCATCCACTCTTTTCACATCCATTAAGCATTTGATTGAAAATGCTAAGAATAGTATCGTCCGCAATATTAACACTACTATGTTGTTAACTTATTTTGAAATAGGTAGAATAATTGTTGAGGACGAACAAAATGGCAGAGATAGAGCCGAATACGCTAAGGAGATACTTAAAAAACTCAGTAAACAATTAACGAAAGAATTTGGAATAGGATATTCTATTTCAAATCTGGAATATTTCAGAAAATTTTATTTAACATTTCAAGACAGAATTCCCCAATCGATGACTGGGGAATTTAGAAAATCCCAATCAGTGATTGGGATTTCTTCAGAAAATTTAAATGATGAAATACCATCTCGTAATTTACCATTTACACTATCGTGGACTCACTATATACAATTACTTAAAATTGAGAATGAAGACGAAAGAAACTTTTATGAAATAGAAGCTTCTCAAAACAATTGGAGCGTAAGAGAATTGACCAGACAATATAATTCTGCAATTTATGAAAGATTAGCTCTTAGCAGGGATAAAGAAGGTGTGAAACAATTAGCTCAAAAAGGGCAAATTATAGAAAAGCCCACCGACGTTCTAAAAAGTCATTATGTTTTGGAATTTCTGGATTTGAAAGAAGATAGTCGCTATTCCGAAAGTGATTTGGAGACAGAAATCATCAATAAGCTGGAACATTTTATGTTAGAATTGGGTAAAGGTTTCCTTTTTGAAGGCAGGCAAAGGCGATTTACTTTTGACGGTGACAGCTTTTTTGTGGATTTGGTTTTCTATAATCGGTTGCTAAAATGTTTTGTTCTATTAGATTTAAAAATTGGAAAACTAACCCACCAAGATATTGGACAGATGCAGATGTATGTAAATTATTATGATAGAAAGATAAGAACGAAGGATGAAAATCCTACAATAGGAATCATTCTCTGTAAAGAGGAGAACAAAACAGTGATAGAATTTACACTTCCGGAAAACAATAAGACCATTTTTGCGAAAGAATACAAAGCTATTCTTCCAAGTAAAGAAGAATTAAAAAAACAAATTGGATAA
- a CDS encoding helix-turn-helix domain-containing protein, translating to MIVNLITKEGLQEFRTELLEDLQNLFQIKISQQKLWLRSSEVKALLKISSGTLQKLRINGTLSYTRVGGTLYYNYKDIEEMLKKK from the coding sequence ATGATCGTAAACCTAATTACCAAAGAAGGCCTTCAGGAATTTAGAACCGAATTGCTGGAAGACCTACAAAACCTGTTTCAAATTAAGATTTCCCAGCAGAAATTATGGCTGCGTTCGTCAGAGGTCAAAGCGCTTCTAAAAATTTCCTCCGGAACATTGCAGAAGCTACGTATCAATGGAACTTTATCTTACACCCGTGTCGGCGGGACATTATATTACAATTACAAAGACATTGAAGAAATGCTGAAAAAGAAGTAA
- a CDS encoding DUF1266 domain-containing protein, which translates to MVSGYLLEHLLVGSMYAEQQSAYLNSYETGLNQSDIITLVETYWGISDQNGAVEILQSLHDRNQDENIDIVYRAFENSENYVDILRSNLPHEDGLFEYYVDLYRKLRSVVPELIEQKVITGFTQLKKAKDSSWNYGRGAFLARCCYELGYISEKELKEYLAKSHNELKKYCNTWKEYTTSYIFGRAIWGGGNNNGMVQIANDLLSNPKSPLKSRTYI; encoded by the coding sequence ATGGTAAGTGGTTATTTATTAGAGCACTTACTCGTAGGTTCAATGTATGCCGAACAACAGTCGGCATACTTGAATTCTTATGAAACGGGTTTAAATCAATCTGATATTATAACTCTAGTTGAAACGTATTGGGGGATATCAGATCAAAATGGGGCTGTAGAAATACTCCAGAGTTTACATGATAGAAATCAAGATGAAAATATTGATATTGTCTATAGAGCATTTGAAAATTCAGAAAATTATGTTGATATTTTAAGATCAAATCTACCCCATGAAGATGGTCTTTTTGAATATTATGTAGACCTATACCGAAAACTGAGAAGTGTTGTTCCTGAATTGATTGAACAAAAGGTTATTACAGGCTTTACTCAACTGAAAAAAGCAAAAGATAGCAGCTGGAATTATGGTAGAGGTGCATTTTTAGCACGCTGCTGCTACGAATTAGGTTATATCTCTGAAAAAGAACTCAAAGAGTATTTGGCAAAATCCCACAATGAATTGAAAAAATATTGTAACACCTGGAAAGAATATACAACGAGTTATATTTTCGGAAGAGCTATTTGGGGTGGAGGGAATAATAATGGAATGGTGCAGATTGCAAATGACTTATTGAGTAACCCAAAAAGCCCGCTCAAAAGCAGAACATATATCTGA
- a CDS encoding MauE/DoxX family redox-associated membrane protein — MFKKIIPFAVSIFFVILFCYAAISKILDFENFQVQISASPLLNAFSQFLPYTIIIVEVIIAGLLCYPKTRTIGLIGSFILMLIFTGYIAKLLSTSKNLPCSCGGILEKMSWNQHLYFNMGCVVLSIIALGLNLKYSRPAE, encoded by the coding sequence ATATTTAAAAAGATAATACCATTTGCGGTAAGCATTTTCTTTGTTATTCTCTTCTGCTATGCAGCTATCAGTAAGATATTGGATTTTGAGAATTTCCAGGTTCAGATTTCAGCATCACCATTGTTGAATGCATTTTCGCAATTCCTGCCTTACACGATAATCATTGTCGAAGTTATTATAGCAGGATTGTTATGCTACCCGAAAACCAGAACTATAGGACTGATAGGAAGCTTTATTTTGATGCTCATCTTTACTGGATATATTGCTAAACTACTAAGTACAAGTAAAAATCTCCCTTGTTCCTGCGGCGGAATATTGGAGAAAATGAGCTGGAACCAGCATCTGTATTTTAATATGGGTTGTGTCGTTCTTTCTATCATCGCTTTAGGTTTAAATCTAAAATACAGCAGGCCTGCTGAATAA
- a CDS encoding DUF6265 family protein has product MKTGAKFFIAVVSLAILYAWTIKQANDIQKAEWLIGTWENKTQKGSIYETWTKTGNNELSGKSYSIKGKDTIVFENIRLVQENKKLFYIPTVKNQNDGLPVLFAAKTISENQLVFENPEHDFPQIIAYTKINSDSLIAEISGTKNGQKRKQTFLMKRVKR; this is encoded by the coding sequence ATGAAAACAGGAGCAAAATTTTTTATTGCGGTCGTTAGTTTGGCGATTCTTTATGCCTGGACAATAAAGCAGGCAAATGACATTCAAAAAGCGGAATGGCTGATCGGTACCTGGGAAAATAAAACCCAGAAAGGCAGCATCTATGAAACCTGGACCAAAACTGGCAATAATGAATTGTCGGGGAAAAGTTATAGTATCAAAGGCAAAGACACGATCGTTTTTGAAAATATCCGGCTCGTGCAGGAAAACAAAAAGTTATTTTACATTCCGACTGTTAAAAATCAAAATGATGGTCTGCCTGTTCTTTTTGCCGCCAAAACTATCTCTGAAAATCAATTGGTCTTTGAAAATCCGGAGCACGACTTTCCGCAGATCATCGCTTACACAAAAATCAATTCCGATTCATTAATAGCCGAAATTTCAGGAACAAAAAACGGACAGAAACGCAAACAGACCTTTCTAATGAAAAGAGTGAAAAGGTAA
- a CDS encoding Eco57I restriction-modification methylase domain-containing protein, with translation MCKETLRKAVLQKFNEIKNWDCKSIVDLHNRINDIKEANEIVNSLRVCDPAVGSGHFLVSALNELIAIKNDLGILVDKFGKKLKDYNIEVQNDELIITDENGELFEYNPKIKESQRIQETLFHEKQTIIENCLFGVDINPNSVKICRLRLWIELLKNAYYKSENELETLPNIDINIKNGNSLINRFGLDSNLSSALKKTGISIEKYKEAVDLYRNAESKAQKWELEQVINNIKTGFRTEISKNSKEIKSLNLLRGEYYTKYQSEQLFETALTKAQQKDKKTLEAKIKKIEDFIEEIKNNKIYENAFEWRFEFPEVLDNEGNFIGFDAIIGNPPYIQLQKMGAESDALQQMEYETFAKTGDIYSLFYELGYDILKPKGILTFITSNKWMRAAYGESLRKFFAEKTNPEILIDFSGNQIFDTATVDTNILTFTRDKNRQQTEACIVKEKLLINLSDYFRQNSSLSSNFSNSETWVILTLIEQQIKEKIEKIGTPLKDWNIRINLQRNLNRV, from the coding sequence ATGTGTAAAGAAACGTTACGCAAAGCAGTTTTACAAAAATTCAATGAGATAAAGAATTGGGATTGTAAATCAATTGTCGATTTACATAATAGAATAAACGATATAAAAGAGGCAAATGAGATTGTCAATTCTTTACGTGTTTGCGATCCCGCGGTTGGTTCAGGTCACTTTTTGGTATCTGCTCTTAATGAATTGATAGCGATTAAAAATGATCTTGGAATTCTGGTAGATAAATTCGGGAAGAAATTAAAAGATTATAATATCGAAGTACAGAATGACGAATTAATAATTACAGACGAAAATGGAGAACTTTTCGAATATAATCCTAAAATTAAAGAAAGCCAGAGAATTCAGGAGACTTTATTTCACGAAAAACAAACCATTATAGAAAACTGTTTGTTTGGTGTAGACATAAATCCTAATTCTGTAAAAATATGTCGTCTTCGTCTTTGGATTGAATTACTGAAGAATGCTTATTATAAATCAGAGAACGAATTGGAAACACTTCCTAATATTGATATTAATATTAAGAATGGCAATTCATTAATTAACCGGTTTGGATTGGACAGTAACTTGTCATCTGCTCTGAAAAAAACAGGAATTTCCATAGAAAAATATAAGGAAGCTGTTGATCTTTACCGTAATGCAGAAAGTAAAGCTCAAAAATGGGAATTAGAACAAGTTATTAATAACATCAAAACAGGATTCAGGACAGAAATTAGCAAAAACAGTAAGGAAATAAAATCTCTCAATTTATTGAGAGGAGAATATTATACAAAATATCAGAGTGAGCAACTTTTTGAAACTGCATTAACAAAGGCTCAACAGAAAGATAAGAAAACTCTGGAAGCTAAAATCAAAAAAATTGAAGATTTTATTGAAGAGATTAAGAACAATAAGATATATGAAAATGCTTTTGAGTGGCGTTTTGAATTTCCGGAAGTATTGGATAACGAAGGAAATTTTATTGGTTTTGATGCTATCATAGGGAATCCCCCATACATTCAACTACAAAAAATGGGAGCTGAAAGTGATGCGCTTCAGCAAATGGAATATGAAACTTTTGCTAAAACTGGGGATATTTATAGTTTATTTTATGAGTTAGGATATGATATTCTTAAACCTAAAGGAATATTAACCTTTATTACTTCCAATAAATGGATGAGAGCTGCCTATGGCGAGAGTCTGCGTAAATTTTTTGCAGAGAAAACAAATCCTGAAATTTTAATTGACTTCTCAGGAAATCAGATATTTGATACAGCAACAGTAGATACTAATATTTTGACATTTACTAGGGATAAAAATAGACAACAAACAGAAGCCTGTATTGTTAAAGAAAAGCTGTTAATTAATTTGAGCGATTATTTTAGACAGAATTCTTCATTGTCGTCAAATTTTTCAAATTCTGAAACTTGGGTAATACTAACTCTAATCGAACAGCAGATAAAGGAAAAAATTGAGAAGATTGGCACACCGTTGAAAGATTGGAACATAAGGATAAATCTACAGAGGAATCTAAACAGGGTTTAA
- a CDS encoding AAA family ATPase — MRIAFTGSHRVGKTTLAEEIAESLPDYEFINEPYLQLEEEGYLFSEIPTLEDYIEQFNFSVEQLQNSDDNAIFDRCPLDLLAYVYAVGKKKNISDLYEEMAAAIAEIDLLVFIPIEKVDLIVCRESDLPNLRQEVNDILEDWIGDFSNEVLEVSGTLENRKKQILDKISSMKK, encoded by the coding sequence ATGCGAATAGCTTTTACAGGTTCCCATAGGGTCGGAAAAACAACTTTGGCGGAAGAGATCGCTGAAAGTTTACCTGATTATGAATTTATAAATGAGCCTTACTTACAACTTGAAGAGGAAGGATATTTGTTTTCAGAAATACCGACGTTGGAAGATTATATTGAGCAATTCAATTTTTCGGTAGAACAATTACAAAATAGTGATGACAATGCAATTTTTGACCGTTGCCCGTTAGACCTTTTGGCGTATGTCTATGCGGTTGGCAAAAAGAAAAATATATCTGATCTCTACGAAGAGATGGCCGCGGCAATTGCTGAAATTGACCTATTGGTTTTTATCCCCATAGAAAAAGTCGATCTAATAGTTTGTCGGGAATCGGATCTGCCGAATCTAAGACAGGAAGTAAATGATATTTTAGAAGACTGGATTGGAGATTTCAGCAATGAAGTTCTGGAAGTAAGCGGAACTTTAGAGAACAGGAAAAAGCAAATATTGGATAAGATAAGTAGTATGAAAAAATAG
- a CDS encoding helix-turn-helix domain-containing protein has translation MFFKSEGISKFRKGNYEQSIADLNRALPELVRVNDFAGVSVIYFYLGKNKLAQHREQESFSFFRKVDSLYQKYHFFFPELTENYKILLENAHKKSNIDESLSFANTLHKIEKINIEDTHHLFIQFEAERINIEYSSITQRYRNILFGVVTFSMFLLIFTINTYLEKKSEKTYNVVLAGVGVDIERLKTDVSPPKSTLSAEIRNRIRKNLQKFEDEKEFLKPNLSLKKIAIRVGTNPNYLSAYINTEKGMHFNRYLSELRINYIAKLIAEDPISANQKTEVLSKLCGIASRSNFLKLFSEIYGMSLQEYQHQCREKFAANEDLN, from the coding sequence GTGTTTTTTAAATCAGAAGGCATTTCTAAATTCCGTAAAGGAAATTACGAGCAAAGTATTGCCGATCTCAATCGTGCACTTCCGGAACTGGTCAGGGTAAATGACTTTGCCGGGGTATCAGTGATCTACTTTTATCTGGGAAAGAATAAATTGGCTCAGCACCGAGAACAAGAATCCTTTAGTTTTTTTAGAAAAGTTGATTCTCTTTATCAGAAATACCATTTTTTCTTTCCTGAGCTTACGGAAAACTATAAGATTTTACTGGAGAATGCCCATAAAAAATCAAATATAGATGAGAGCTTATCTTTTGCCAATACCCTCCACAAAATTGAAAAAATAAACATAGAAGACACACATCATCTTTTTATACAGTTTGAGGCCGAGCGGATAAATATTGAATATTCGAGTATTACACAGCGTTACAGGAATATTCTCTTTGGAGTTGTAACATTCTCTATGTTTTTACTTATATTCACTATAAACACTTATCTGGAAAAGAAGTCCGAGAAAACATACAATGTGGTCTTAGCGGGTGTAGGTGTTGATATTGAGAGATTAAAAACTGATGTCTCACCGCCAAAATCCACATTGAGTGCAGAGATTCGCAACAGAATTCGGAAGAATCTACAGAAATTTGAAGATGAAAAAGAGTTTTTAAAGCCGAACCTGAGTTTGAAAAAAATTGCCATAAGAGTAGGGACAAATCCTAATTATCTATCTGCCTACATTAACACGGAGAAAGGAATGCATTTTAATCGTTACCTAAGTGAGTTGCGCATCAATTACATCGCCAAATTGATCGCAGAAGATCCTATATCAGCTAATCAGAAAACAGAAGTTCTATCCAAGTTATGCGGAATTGCCTCTCGCTCTAACTTTCTAAAACTGTTTTCAGAGATCTATGGTATGTCGCTGCAAGAGTATCAGCATCAGTGCAGAGAAAAGTTTGCTGCGAATGAAGATCTTAATTAA
- a CDS encoding master DNA invertase Mpi family serine-type recombinase: MIYGYIRVSTDKQTVENQRFEINHFCDKQQIVVNKWIEETISGAKNVDDRKLGKLLKKMKKGDVLICSELSRLGRNLLMIMGVLNECMNRDIQVWTIKDNYRLGSDINSKVLAFAFGLSAEIERNLISQRTKEALARKRAEGVILGRPVGSKSSKTKLTGQEKKIQELIEKKVSYSAIGRILGVHRLTVSSFVKERMN; this comes from the coding sequence ATGATTTACGGATACATCAGAGTAAGCACAGACAAACAAACAGTAGAAAATCAAAGATTTGAAATCAATCATTTTTGTGACAAGCAACAAATTGTGGTAAACAAATGGATTGAAGAAACTATTTCAGGAGCAAAGAATGTTGATGACAGAAAATTAGGAAAACTTTTAAAAAAAATGAAAAAAGGAGATGTTTTAATTTGCTCAGAATTATCCAGGCTTGGAAGAAATCTTCTGATGATTATGGGTGTACTTAATGAATGTATGAATCGTGATATTCAAGTTTGGACCATTAAAGACAATTATCGCTTAGGAAGTGATATTAATTCTAAAGTATTAGCATTTGCATTTGGTTTATCAGCCGAAATTGAAAGAAACCTTATATCCCAAAGAACTAAAGAAGCATTAGCTCGGAAAAGAGCAGAAGGTGTAATTTTAGGCCGTCCTGTGGGTAGTAAATCTTCTAAGACAAAATTAACTGGTCAGGAAAAGAAGATTCAAGAATTGATTGAAAAAAAAGTTTCATATTCTGCAATAGGTAGGATTTTAGGTGTACATAGATTAACCGTTTCTAGTTTTGTAAAAGAAAGAATGAACTAA
- a CDS encoding RagB/SusD family nutrient uptake outer membrane protein, giving the protein MKKSFKITLGLLSVLMILTIQTGCSRFLDEKSDSTLAVPVSLEDNQALMDRLSDVMINFASSGLASCDELYLSDADFDAMEYQEDKSLYTWQKDHVSASQGAGNDWYYTYKAIYISNVVLNNLETYAIPGSENVRGQALAMRAIRYLDAAQIWCPAYSSDKASTDLGLPLRLDPDMNIPSQRSTVKQTYDQILTDLQQAVDLLPVKQVAASRPSRVTALGYLARTYLFMGDYQTALTYALQALSYQNILVDFNTLNVAESYPIKDMNSEVLLRTTMRISAPVRFAAAKVIDTLYQSYHANDIRRSAYFRVNANGDISFKGNYTGGSSGKITSVAVDELYLIAAESYAQTNDITNAMMMLNNLLIKRWQSGTYIPFTAGSKQEALSIIKKERCKELLFRGIRWADLKRYNRDGAKITLIRTVKGQTYTLPPNDLRYAIAIPEDIITLSGMPQNPR; this is encoded by the coding sequence ATGAAAAAGTCATTTAAAATAACATTGGGATTATTATCTGTATTAATGATACTGACAATACAGACAGGCTGTAGCCGCTTTCTGGATGAAAAGTCTGATTCGACACTCGCCGTCCCTGTGAGTCTTGAAGATAACCAGGCATTGATGGATCGCCTTTCTGATGTGATGATCAATTTTGCATCCAGTGGACTGGCCTCCTGTGATGAACTCTATTTGTCGGATGCCGATTTTGATGCTATGGAATATCAGGAGGATAAAAGCTTATACACCTGGCAGAAAGATCATGTATCCGCCAGTCAGGGTGCAGGCAATGATTGGTATTATACTTACAAAGCTATTTATATTTCTAATGTTGTTCTCAATAATCTGGAAACCTATGCCATTCCGGGATCTGAGAACGTTAGAGGACAGGCATTGGCAATGAGAGCGATACGCTACCTGGATGCGGCGCAGATCTGGTGTCCTGCCTATAGCAGTGATAAGGCTTCAACAGATCTGGGACTACCGCTTCGTTTGGACCCGGATATGAATATTCCCTCCCAGCGTTCTACCGTGAAACAGACATATGATCAGATCCTGACAGATCTTCAGCAAGCGGTGGATCTTTTGCCGGTCAAACAGGTTGCTGCCAGCAGACCATCCAGGGTTACGGCCTTAGGATACCTGGCAAGGACTTATCTCTTTATGGGCGATTACCAGACAGCCCTGACCTATGCCTTGCAGGCATTGAGCTATCAAAATATCCTGGTGGATTTCAATACTCTGAACGTAGCAGAATCTTACCCCATCAAGGATATGAATTCTGAAGTTTTGCTGCGGACAACTATGAGGATCTCAGCACCTGTACGCTTTGCAGCAGCTAAAGTGATCGATACGCTGTATCAGAGCTATCACGCTAATGATATCAGGAGATCGGCCTATTTCAGAGTTAATGCTAACGGTGATATTTCCTTTAAGGGCAATTATACCGGAGGATCTTCAGGGAAAATAACCAGCGTTGCAGTGGACGAATTGTACCTGATCGCCGCAGAATCCTATGCTCAAACGAATGACATCACCAATGCTATGATGATGCTAAACAATCTGCTTATTAAGAGATGGCAAAGCGGAACCTATATTCCTTTTACAGCTGGCTCAAAGCAAGAAGCCTTGTCAATTATTAAAAAAGAAAGATGCAAAGAACTCTTGTTCAGGGGAATTCGCTGGGCAGATCTTAAACGGTATAACCGGGACGGGGCCAAAATTACGTTAATAAGAACGGTCAAAGGACAAACTTATACGCTACCTCCGAATGACCTTCGGTACGCAATAGCTATTCCGGAAGATATTATAACGCTAAGCGGAATGCCGCAGAATCCAAGATAG
- a CDS encoding helix-turn-helix domain-containing protein, which translates to MDNDLTNYSLFIIIYLANYVYGWLLFGIDISSTMSGLALSATFIMHWTAYIGIYKYKLAKNRNAVYNFLNQDSNISYTNPQIPQNNIPQQYKESITADNLYFQKLELLCKDQHIYTDSTLNREKVAEKLGISAGYLSQIINTITEDNFAHYINQYRVEAVKEMISDPEYENYTLLTIGLESGFTSKTTFYNAFKKVTGQTPNEYKNTIK; encoded by the coding sequence ATGGATAATGACCTTACTAACTACTCTCTATTTATTATTATCTACCTGGCTAATTACGTATATGGCTGGCTTCTTTTTGGAATAGACATTTCCTCTACCATGAGTGGGCTGGCTTTATCTGCGACATTTATCATGCACTGGACAGCCTATATAGGCATTTATAAATATAAATTGGCCAAAAACAGAAATGCTGTCTACAATTTTCTAAATCAAGATTCAAATATTTCATATACCAATCCGCAAATTCCACAAAACAACATACCACAACAATATAAGGAATCTATTACGGCTGATAATCTTTATTTTCAAAAACTGGAACTTCTTTGCAAAGATCAGCACATTTATACTGACAGTACATTAAACAGAGAGAAAGTTGCTGAAAAACTAGGCATAAGCGCAGGATATCTTTCACAAATTATAAACACCATAACAGAAGACAACTTTGCCCACTACATCAATCAATATCGGGTGGAGGCAGTAAAGGAAATGATATCAGATCCGGAATATGAAAACTATACTTTATTAACGATCGGATTAGAATCTGGGTTTACTTCAAAAACAACTTTTTATAATGCCTTTAAAAAAGTCACGGGTCAGACACCCAATGAATATAAAAACACCATCAAATAA
- a CDS encoding helix-turn-helix transcriptional regulator gives MNYQTFEPDQDLTAFIKCYWTLESPKEEKPEKQTIVPDGCMEMIFHYGDLYKQYLDNGNNIIQPRCFVIGQLTRPLEIEPTGETGIFSIRFRPEGFLPFTTTPIKEMENTAVSLEKLFGKDGQEIGQQILSANSTAERIKFIEIFLLDRLTDLETVDRIVKSTVETIMTANGQLSVDELSRHSKVDRRQLLRKFSSAIGLSPKQLSRTIRLQAALKMLLNDQFSSLSDLAYENEYYDQAHFIKDFKEFTGSTPKEFYGTHLKMSSLLYRKD, from the coding sequence ATGAATTACCAAACATTTGAACCGGATCAGGACTTGACAGCATTTATCAAATGTTATTGGACACTGGAAAGCCCGAAAGAAGAAAAACCTGAAAAACAAACCATCGTTCCTGACGGATGTATGGAGATGATCTTTCATTATGGCGATCTATACAAACAATACTTGGACAATGGGAACAACATTATCCAGCCCAGATGTTTTGTCATCGGACAACTGACAAGGCCACTTGAGATCGAACCGACAGGCGAGACAGGAATTTTCTCCATTCGTTTTCGTCCGGAAGGATTTTTGCCTTTTACCACTACTCCCATAAAGGAGATGGAAAATACTGCTGTTTCATTGGAAAAGCTGTTTGGAAAGGATGGACAGGAAATAGGGCAACAGATCTTAAGTGCCAACTCCACTGCGGAGAGGATAAAGTTTATTGAAATATTTTTACTTGATAGGCTAACTGACCTTGAAACTGTTGACCGCATTGTAAAATCAACGGTTGAAACAATTATGACAGCCAACGGGCAACTCTCGGTTGATGAATTGTCCAGACACTCCAAAGTCGATCGAAGACAATTGTTACGCAAATTTTCTTCAGCCATTGGCCTAAGTCCGAAACAACTGTCTAGGACGATCCGATTGCAGGCTGCACTCAAAATGTTACTGAACGATCAGTTTTCCAGCCTCTCAGATCTGGCCTACGAAAACGAGTATTACGATCAGGCGCACTTTATCAAAGATTTTAAAGAATTTACCGGATCTACGCCCAAAGAATTTTATGGTACTCATCTTAAGATGTCCTCGCTTCTTTACAGAAAGGATTAG